The DNA segment GAGGTCGCGGTACTCCCCCGCCCGGCCGCGCACGTCGATGACCTGCCCGCCGACCGCGAGCCGCGCATCCAGCAGGGCGAAGCCGACCCCCTCGGCGACGAGGCCGGCCTCGTTGTGCTCGGCGGCGCTCGACAGCTCGTCCATCGCCTCCGTCTGCTGCAGGGCGGTCACGACGGTCGCGGCGGGCTTGACGATGCCGGCCTTGGTGCGCGCGATCTCGCCGACGGTCGCGCCGAGGAACCGCGTGTGGTCGAGGTCGATCGGCGTGAACACGGCCACGTCGCCGTCGGCGACGTTGGTCGAATCCCACTCGCCGCCCATGCCGACCTCGACGACGGCGACATCGACGGGAGCGTCGGCGAAGGCCGCATAGGCGAGCACGGTGAGCGCCTCGAAGGTGCTCAGCGGCGGCTCACCGTTGGCCGTCAGCTCGGCGTCGACCATGAGCAGGTACGGCGCGATGTCGGCCCAGGTGTCGGCGAGCGCGCGGTCGCTGATCGGCTCGCCGTCGATGACGATGCGCTCGTTGACGAGCATGAGGTGCGGGCTGGTCAGCAGACCGGTGCGCAGGCCGTAGGCGCGCAGGATGCTCTCGATGAGCCGCGCGGTCGACGTCTTGCCGTTCGTGCCGGTGAGGTGGATCATCGCGAAGCTGCGCTGCGGGTCGCCGAGCAGCTCGACCGCACGCCGGGTGGGCTCGAGCCGCGGCTGCGGCACCGCCTCGCCGGAGCGCGCGAACAGCTCGTCGTGCACGGCCTGGGCGGCCGCGCGGTCGGCGGCCGCCTCGGGGTTGGAGGCGGCGGCGTCGAACGCCTCGTCGCGGGGGCTCATGCGCGCACCACCGCGACGGTGACCGTGGAGCCGTCGCCGACCGGCACCGGCTCGCCCCCGCCGGGCTCGGCGAGCTCGAGCGCGGTGGCGAGGGTCTCGGCCGCGATGAGCTCGCGGTGGGCCTCGATGGCGGCGCGGGCGGCCGCGTCGGCCCCGAGGCGCAGCACGATGCGGTCGCCGACGTCGAGCCCGGCATCTTTGCGGGCCTGCTGGACGGCGCGGATCACGTCGCGCGCGAGACCCTCGGCCTCGAGCTCGGGCGTGACGCGGGTGTCGAGCAGGACGAAGCCGCTGCCCGGCAGGAAGGCGACCGCGGCGGCGGGGTCGTCGAGCTCGAGCTCGAGCGTGAACTCCCCGGGCTCGAGCGCGACGCCTCCCACGACGACACGCATTCCATCGGCACCGTCGCCGTCGACGCTCCAGTCGCCGGCCTTCGCCGCGCCGATGACCTGCTGCACCTGCTTTCCGATGCGCGGGCCGGCGGCGCGGGCGTTGACCGCCAGGCGGCGGGCGATGCCGTACTCGGCGACGAGGCTGTCGTCGAACTCGACGAGCTCGACCGCCTTGACGTTGAGCTCGTCACGCACGATGTCGGCGAAGGGCGCGAGCGCCTGCGCGTCGGGGGTGACGACGGTGAGCGTGGCGAGCGGCAGGCGCACGCGCAGGCCCTGGGCCTTGCGCAGCGCGAGGCCCGAGCTCGCGAGCTGCCGCACGCGGTCCATGGCTGCGACGAGCGCGTCGTCGGCCGGGAACTCCTCGGCCACCGGCCAGTCGGCCAGGTGCACGCTCTCGCCACCGGTGAGGCCGCGCCAGACATCCTCCGTCACGAGGGGCGCGAGGGGCGCCGCCAGGCGGGCGAGCGTCTCGAGCACGGTGAAGAGGGTGTCGTGGGCATCCCGATCGTCGCCCGCCCAGAAGCGGTCGCGCGAGCGGCGGACGTACCAGTTCGTCAGCACGTCGGCGAAGTCGCGCAGGGCGGCCGCGGCCATCGGCGCGTCGAGCGCCTCGAGCTGCGCCGTCACCTCGACGACGAGGTCGCGGGTCTTGGCCAGCAGGTACCGGTCGAGCACGTTGGTCGAGTCGGTTCGGCGCTGGGCCGCCCCGAGGTCGCCGGCGTTGGCGTAGAGCGTGAAGAAGTAGTACGTGCTCCACAGCGGGAGAAGGAATTCGCGCACACCCGCGCGAATACCGTCCTCGGTGACGACGAGGTTGCCGCCGCGGATCACCGAGCTCGACATCAGGAACCAGCGCATGGCGTCGGCGCCGTCGCGCTCGAACACCTCGCCCACGTCGGGGTAGTTGCGCAGGCTCTTCGACATCTTCTGGCCGTCGTTGCCGAGCACGATGCCGTGGCTGATGACGTTGCTGAACGCGGGGCGGTCGAACAGCGCCGTGGCGAGGATGTGCATCGTGTAGAACCAGCCGCGGGTCTGCCCGATGTACTCGACGATGAAGTCGGCCGGGTTGTGCGAGTCGAACCAGTCGGCGTTCTCGAACGGGTAGTGCACCTGCGCGAACGGCATCGAGCCCGAGTCGAACCAGACGTCGAAGACGTCCTCGATGCGGCGCATCGTCGAGCGGCCGGTCGGGTCGTCGGGGTTCGGGCGCGTCAGGCCGTCGATGAACGGCCGGTGCAGGTCGACCTCGCCCGCGGCATTGCGCGGCAGGGTGCCGAAATCGGCCTCGAGCTCGGCGAGCGAGCCGTAGACGTCGACGCGCGGGTAGGTCGGGTCGTCGCTCTTCCACACCGGAATCGGGCTGCCCCAGTACCGGTTGCGGCTGATCGACCAGTCGCGGGCACCCTCGAGCCACTTGCCGAACTGGCCGTGCTTGACGTTCTCGGGCACCCAGGTGATCTGCTCGTTCAGCTCGAGCATGCGGTCGCGAATCTCGGTGACGCGCACGAACCAGCTCGACACCGCCTTGTAGATGAGCGGGTTGCGGCAGCGCCAGCAGTGCGGGTAGCTGTGCTCGTAGCTGCGCACCTGGAACAGGCGGCCGGCCTCGCGCAGCAGCTGCGTGAGCGGCTTGTTGGCCTCGAACACCTGCAGGCCGGCCACGGGCTCGACCGCGGGCAGGAAGCGTCCGCCGTCGTCCACCGAGATGACGATCGGGATGCCCGCCGCGGCACACGCGAGCTGGTCGTCTTCACCGTACGCGGGCGCCTGGTGCACGATGCCCGTGCCCTCGCCCGTGGCAACGTACTCGGCGACGAGGATCTGGAAGGCCTCCGGCCCGTAGGCCTCGGCGTACCAGCCCCACAGGCGCTCGTAGCGCACGCCCTTCAGCTCGGCGCCGCTGAGGGTGCGGGTGACGGCGGCGCGGGCCGCGGCGGCGTCGGGGTAGCCGAGCTCCTTGGCGTAGGCCGCGATCGTGTCGGCGGCGAGCAGGAAGGTGCGAGCATCCGCCGCCGCCTCGCCGTCGCCCGAGCCCTGGGGAACGACCGCGTACGCGATCTCGGGGCCGACGGCGAGCGCCGCGTTGGTCGGGAGGGTCCAGGGCGTGGTCGTCCAGGCGAGCGCCTCGACGCCGGCGAGCCCGAGCGCCTCGGCCGTCTCGCCGACGAGCGGGAAGGTGACGGTCACCGACTGGTCCTGCCGCAGCTTGTAGACGTCGTCGTCCATGCGCAGCTCGTGGTTCGACAGCGGGGTCTCATCGCGCCAGCAGTACGGCAGCACGCGGTAGCCCTCGTAGGCGAGCCCCTTGTCGTGGAGGGTCTTGAAGGCCCACAGCACGCTCTCCATGAACGTGATGTCGAGCGTCTTGTAGTCGTTCTCGAAGTCGACCCAGCGGGCCTGGCGGGTGACGTAGTCCTCCCACTCCTTCGTGTAGACGAGCACGCTCTCGCGGGCCTTCGCGTTGAAGGCTTCGATGCCCATCTGCTCGATCTCGGCCTTCTCGGTGATGCCGAGCTGCTTCATCGCCTCCAGCTCGGCCGGCAGGCCGTGGGTGTCCCAGCCGAAGCGGCGGTGCACCTGCTTGCCGCGCATGGTCTGGAACCGCGGGAAGACGTCTTTCGCGTAGCCGGTGAGCAGGTGGCCGTAGTGCGGCAGGCCGTTGGCGAACGGGGGGCCGTCGTAGAACACCCACTCCTCGCAGCCCTCGCGCTGCGAGACCGAACGACGGAAGGTGTCGTGGGCGGCCCAGTAGCCGAGCACCTCGTGCTCGAGCTCGGGAAAGCGCGGCGAGGCGACGACACCCTGGTCGTCGCGGTGCAGGGGGTAGGTCATGAGGGGCTCCGGGGGTTCGCTGCTGCGTCTCACCGCGAGGACGACGGCGTCGTTCACGCCACCGCGGTACCACCCCGCTTGCCCAGCACCCCCGCCGCCATGCTCTGGCTGACGGATGCTGCGCCTCTCTCCCTGCGGCTGTGACGGGCCTGCCCCGCTCGGGTCTAGTTGCCCGGCCCGAGGGCCGCGCGTTCTTCCGAGGACTCCCCGGTGATGGCCGGATCGCTGTCGATACCTCCATGCTAGCCGTCGGCGCGCTGGGCGCGCGCCGGGAATGCGCGGCCGCCGGAGTACGCTGTGGTGCTTGTGACCAACACCGATCGTGGCAAAGCGCCAACCACGTCCGGGGCCGTCACGGAGACCGCTGTCGCCGTGAGCCCCTCCGACCCCCGCATCGCTCGACGCGCGCGGTGGGCCTCCCTCGTCGGGACCTCCCTGGAGTCGTACGACTTCTACCTGTTCGCCTACTTCTCGGCCTTCTTCGCCGGGCCGCTCTTCTTCGAGCCGCTCGGGGCGGTCGGCGCGAACCTGGCCGCGCTCGCGACCATCGGCGTCGCCTTCGTGATCCGCCCGCTCGGCGCGATCATCTTCGGCCACCTGGGCGACCGCATCGGCCGCCGCACGACGCTCATCGTGACGATCACCATGATGGGCATCGCGACGGGTCTGATCGGCGTGCTGCCGACCTACGAGCAGGCGGGCTGGATCGGCGCGATTCTGCTGGTGCTGCTGCGCGTGCTGCAGGGTGTCTCGCTGGGCGGCGAGTGGGGCGGTGCGGTGCTCATCGCGACCGAGCACGAGAGCCGCGCCAAGCGCGCCTTCGCCGCCGCGATGCCGCAGCTGGGCTCGCCGATCGGCTCGATCCTCTCGGCCGTGGCCTTCCTGTGGCTGACGCTCTCGCTCACGAGCGAGGAGATCTCCGAGTGGGCCTGGCGCATCCCGTTCCTGACGGCGATCCCGCTGCTGGCGGTCTCGCTCTACCTGCGGCTGGCGATCACCGAGACGCCGGTGTTCACGGCGGTGAAGGATGCGGGGCGCGCGCCGCGCATCCCGCTCGCCGCCCTGCTGCGGGCCCAGCCGGTGACGATCGTCGTCGCCGTGGGCGTGGCCCTGCTGGGCATCGGCTCGTACTCGTTGATGAACACGTACACGATCAACTACGGCGCGGCGGTGCTCGGCTACGACTACTACCAGCTACTGATCGCGACGACGATCGGCGGCCTGCTGCAGCTGGTGACGATTCCGCTGTTCGGCGCGTGGGCGACGCGCATCGGCTCGGGGCTCGTCGTGGCGATCGGCGCG comes from the Microcella frigidaquae genome and includes:
- a CDS encoding bifunctional folylpolyglutamate synthase/dihydrofolate synthase; this translates as MSPRDEAFDAAASNPEAAADRAAAQAVHDELFARSGEAVPQPRLEPTRRAVELLGDPQRSFAMIHLTGTNGKTSTARLIESILRAYGLRTGLLTSPHLMLVNERIVIDGEPISDRALADTWADIAPYLLMVDAELTANGEPPLSTFEALTVLAYAAFADAPVDVAVVEVGMGGEWDSTNVADGDVAVFTPIDLDHTRFLGATVGEIARTKAGIVKPAATVVTALQQTEAMDELSSAAEHNEAGLVAEGVGFALLDARLAVGGQVIDVRGRAGEYRDLFLPLYGEHQAHNAAVAIAAVESFLGDGTQRLADDVVAEGLATVTSPGRLQLIGIEPSVLVDAAHNPHGAQALARALLSSFAFDSITAIVGVLADKDDRGIIEALDPVVDRFIVSRSDSARAIDASTLAETVDAIAGPDRVRIEPDLAVAIAEAREAAGPNDAILITGSVTMVGQAMLIAREQNWML
- the ileS gene encoding isoleucine--tRNA ligase, with amino-acid sequence MTYPLHRDDQGVVASPRFPELEHEVLGYWAAHDTFRRSVSQREGCEEWVFYDGPPFANGLPHYGHLLTGYAKDVFPRFQTMRGKQVHRRFGWDTHGLPAELEAMKQLGITEKAEIEQMGIEAFNAKARESVLVYTKEWEDYVTRQARWVDFENDYKTLDITFMESVLWAFKTLHDKGLAYEGYRVLPYCWRDETPLSNHELRMDDDVYKLRQDQSVTVTFPLVGETAEALGLAGVEALAWTTTPWTLPTNAALAVGPEIAYAVVPQGSGDGEAAADARTFLLAADTIAAYAKELGYPDAAAARAAVTRTLSGAELKGVRYERLWGWYAEAYGPEAFQILVAEYVATGEGTGIVHQAPAYGEDDQLACAAAGIPIVISVDDGGRFLPAVEPVAGLQVFEANKPLTQLLREAGRLFQVRSYEHSYPHCWRCRNPLIYKAVSSWFVRVTEIRDRMLELNEQITWVPENVKHGQFGKWLEGARDWSISRNRYWGSPIPVWKSDDPTYPRVDVYGSLAELEADFGTLPRNAAGEVDLHRPFIDGLTRPNPDDPTGRSTMRRIEDVFDVWFDSGSMPFAQVHYPFENADWFDSHNPADFIVEYIGQTRGWFYTMHILATALFDRPAFSNVISHGIVLGNDGQKMSKSLRNYPDVGEVFERDGADAMRWFLMSSSVIRGGNLVVTEDGIRAGVREFLLPLWSTYYFFTLYANAGDLGAAQRRTDSTNVLDRYLLAKTRDLVVEVTAQLEALDAPMAAAALRDFADVLTNWYVRRSRDRFWAGDDRDAHDTLFTVLETLARLAAPLAPLVTEDVWRGLTGGESVHLADWPVAEEFPADDALVAAMDRVRQLASSGLALRKAQGLRVRLPLATLTVVTPDAQALAPFADIVRDELNVKAVELVEFDDSLVAEYGIARRLAVNARAAGPRIGKQVQQVIGAAKAGDWSVDGDGADGMRVVVGGVALEPGEFTLELELDDPAAAVAFLPGSGFVLLDTRVTPELEAEGLARDVIRAVQQARKDAGLDVGDRIVLRLGADAAARAAIEAHRELIAAETLATALELAEPGGGEPVPVGDGSTVTVAVVRA
- a CDS encoding MFS transporter; protein product: MSPSDPRIARRARWASLVGTSLESYDFYLFAYFSAFFAGPLFFEPLGAVGANLAALATIGVAFVIRPLGAIIFGHLGDRIGRRTTLIVTITMMGIATGLIGVLPTYEQAGWIGAILLVLLRVLQGVSLGGEWGGAVLIATEHESRAKRAFAAAMPQLGSPIGSILSAVAFLWLTLSLTSEEISEWAWRIPFLTAIPLLAVSLYLRLAITETPVFTAVKDAGRAPRIPLAALLRAQPVTIVVAVGVALLGIGSYSLMNTYTINYGAAVLGYDYYQLLIATTIGGLLQLVTIPLFGAWATRIGSGLVVAIGALGTLLVSFPIYYFLQEASFAFLVGMMIIGGILPTMSWAALGGIFTELFDERYRYSALGFAYALAAVVAGFVPALTGALGAATANAWWHPAIVLAGMSLITLVASLVAIRIRVDRDDAPDAVPAVAETAA